Proteins co-encoded in one Camelus bactrianus isolate YW-2024 breed Bactrian camel chromosome 6, ASM4877302v1, whole genome shotgun sequence genomic window:
- the LOC105076141 gene encoding olfactory receptor 4F6-like, giving the protein MYEANYSLVSEFVFLGLSNSRPVQHFLLAFSTVLYVTILLGNLLVVFAVTFDPHLHSPMYFLLANLSFIDLCFSTLTVPKMISDLYSGHKIISFQGCVIQIFVLHILGGSEMVLLTAMALDRYVAICKPLHYLTIMSPRMCLLLLCGAWTTGLIHSVVQLAFVVHLPFCGPNEIDSFYCDLPWFIKLACIDTYRMEFLVTANSGFISVGTFFLLIVSYVFILVTIWKRSSGGLCKALSTLSAHITVVVLFFGPCIFVYMWPFPTVPVDKFLAILDFMITPILNPAIYTLRNKDMKMAMRRLSSQLLSWRII; this is encoded by the coding sequence GTGCAGCATTTCCTCCTTGCCTTCTCTACAGTGTTATATGTAACAATTCTTCTAGGAAACCTCCTTGTTGTGTTTGCAGTGACCTTTGACCCTCATCTACATTCCCCCATGTACTTCCTTTTAGCCAACCTctcatttattgatttgtgtttTTCCACCTTAACTGTTCCAAAGATGATCTCTGACCTGTACTCTGGGCACAAAATCATATCCTTCCAAGGGTGTGTCATCCAGATATTTGTCCTTCACATCCTGGGTGGATCTGAGATGGTGCTGCTTACTGCCATGGCCTTAGACCGATATGTGGCCATATGTAAGCCCCTGCACTACCTGACCATCATGAGCCCACGGATGTGCCTTCTGCTTCTGTGTGGTGCTTGGACTACTGGCCTCATTCACTCAGTGGTCCAGTTAGCTTTTGTTGTCCATCTGCCTTTTTGTGGTCCTAATGAAATAGATAGCTTTTACTGTGACCTACCTTGGTTTATCAAACTTGCCTGCATAGACACCTATAGAATGGAATTCCTGGTAACTGCCAACAGTGGGTTCATTTCTGTGGGCACTTTCTTCTTGTTGATTGTCTCTTATGTTTTCATCCTGGTCACCATATGGAAACGTTCTTCAGGTGGTTTGTGTAAGGCCCTCTCTACTCTGTCAGCTCACATCACTGTGGTGGTTTTGTTCTTTGGACCATGCATCTTTGTTTACATGTGGCCATTTCCCACGGTGCCAGTGGATAAGTTTCTTGCCATTTTGGACTTTATGATTACGCCCATCCTGAATCCTGCCATTTACACATTGAGGAACAAGGACATGAAGATGGCAATGAGGCGATTGAGTAGTCAGCTCCTGAGTTGGAGGATCATCTAA